From Channa argus isolate prfri chromosome 21, Channa argus male v1.0, whole genome shotgun sequence, one genomic window encodes:
- the ucn3l gene encoding urocortin 3, like, which translates to MLSSLKTLLLLSVLCTPTSSLCLRLYQTRSDLLCDDQVAVGVRRLEDELGYSPVDSLGSLLQSAVYFSSSSASAKSSRERRTSSPANYRFTSRTKLRGQMLRNSSKGDRRSRLTLSLDVPTNIMNVLFDVAKAKNLRAKAAENARLLAQIGRRK; encoded by the coding sequence ATGCTGTCGTCCCTGAAgaccctgctgctgctctcgGTCCTGTGCACACCGACCTCCAGTCTGTGCCTCCGCCTCTACCAGACCCGCTCCGACCTCCTGTGCGACGACCAGGTGGCAGTTGGAGTCCGGAGACTTGAGGACGAGCTGGGCTACTCCCCGGTGGACAGCTTGGGCTCCCTCCTGCAGTCTGCAGTGTACTTCAGCTCCTCGTCCGCTTCTGCCAAATCCAGCCGAGAAAGAAGGACTTCAAGTCCCGCAAACTACCGGTTCACGAGCCGGACCAAGCTCCGAGGGCAGATGCTCCGCAACAGCAGCAAAGGGGATCGGAGGAGCAGGCTGACCCTGTCCCTGGACGTCCCGACCAACATAATGAACGTCCTTTTTGATGTGGCCAAGGCCAAAAACCTGCGAGCCAAGGCGGCAGAGAACGCGCGTCTCCTGGCGCAGATTGGGCGGAGAAAGTGA